The genome window GAGTTGTGCTTCTTGAACTGGTGTTGGGAAAACAAGTTCTGGACCTGAATATTGTGGCAACATTCCCTTAGTCACGCTTAAGTTGTGGTGGCGTTTTTGTTCGCCACAACTTAGGCAAGATAGGCATGAATGTTTGGCATAACTTGGCAACTTTTGGTTGCAAACCAAACAGGAATATCTAACTCATACATTACTAACTATTTTCCAAGGATACGGATTTATTATTTGGTATCTTATATCTGGTAGGTTTTACCCCTGCACTATTTTATATATTATGCTTCAATATGCGCAACCTTTTTTCTGATGGAGCACAAAACACATCCCTTGATAAATTAAAAAGAATGAAACAATCACAGGCATTATAAAACAAGTACATTGAAACGGTTCCAGTGCTATTCATTTCACTTTTGTACCAATATAAAAAACGAGAGAGAATTCATGACCCAATGTGATAATACATCAGACATGCTAATAATGAAATATGTACAGGCATATAACATACATATGTGCTTGTAGGCAATAGACACAAGAAACTTCTGAATTCTGATCAAGTGAGATCGCAAACAATTAGTCGGAAAACATATATGTAGTGGAATCATATGGATGGAGAACACTTGCCCCTTATCAATTTATTTGCATTATTTCGAGTTCATTTTAGTAAAATGACCTTAATGTAAACCAAGGTTTATGAACAAGAAATGAATGGCCGTATAAATGAAGTTAACATGAAAAGGAACTTAGGAGGAAGATTGGTAGAATATCCAGACAATTAAAATGAAAACAAGCATACAAATATAGAGGTCAAACAAAGAACCTTGTGAGCTATGATTGCAAATATAGGATTAAAAAGCGAATTATACTGAGCAAATAGGCCATTGGCCATTTCAACACAGAATCTAGTATTCATGCCGGTTGAAGAGTAAGGGGGCGTACCATGCAAGTTGCTAATGGAATGCATCTACTAAATGCTTGCATAGTTGACAGCACTGAAAGTAAGTTTGGACTCCTGTTGCAGAGGAAAGGGAGACATATACAGTACGATATCTGCAAGAACCAAAAACATGGAAGTGAAAATATGTAGAAGTTAAGTAACAAAACAGCCATGTTGCTGGAAGCAATATAACAATATTATTGAATTAAAGGGGAAAGTCACACTTACTTTACATGCATCATTTTTAAGAATTTTGTAGGGTGCACAAGTCATAATCTAAAATTTGCCACTATAGACCAAAACTGATTTTGGTAAGGTCATGCATCGTGTACAAATTGACACTATAATCCAAAACTGATTTGTCTGACCAGCGACTAAACAGCAATCTGAGATGCCCATTCCCGGTGACTAAGGTAAGGTCAAATGCAGGCATTGTTTCCACACTCTTGCCACTTCCTCATGGCAAGCAGTAACTATGATCATACAAACACCTGCAGTGAACAATGCTGAACACTACGACTGCAAACAGTCTGAGATGCTTATTCCAAATATTGTCCAGTACAAGCTGAACACTCTTTCTATCAATATGATTCATGCACCCTGAAGATCGACAAATCCTGTTATATCAGACCACTCTATCAAACAAGTATGGATGCTACCTGTCATGTTATCAACATCCAAACGAACTGATACACAGACCCAAGAATTTGTTCTTAAAGATTGGCATACCCCAGAATCATTGGAGGACAGTTGTGCTAGTTTTGTCTtgtcaaccccccccccccccccttccgaTTACGGCTGAAACGGACATAGGGCTAGCTTTAGTTCTGCCTCCTGACAAGAACATTTCTACCGTGTTGTGCCTGCCCAGTTCTCTTCCAACAATGCTCGGCTCAATACAGCTGAACTTGTATGCCCCACTCTATGGTTATCAGGATCAACCGGGCGCAGTTTCAAAAAAACTGAGGTCATCAAAGTCCTAAATAATCTCATCAAACCTCTCCCTAATTTACCTTGCACCATCAGACAGTTCTTTTCCCCCATTTTTTGAGATGGTCAGACAAAGTCCTGTGGAACAACAGGTATTGCAGCAGCATCAGAGTTGGTGTGACCTTTTAATCCCAAGAAGTTATTATCTATTGCATTCAAAATCACTGATTTGTCTTTACCTCATGACCTGCGTCAAGTCCCTGAGCCGCAGCCTCACGGTTGTCTCTAGCGTCGTGCAGCGGCGCGTTGATCCGGTTCATCGTCGTCTCAAGCTTCTTGAGGTGGTCGTGCAGGGGCCGCCTCGACTAGGCCCGTGGGGATGTCTTGCTGGCCGGCAGCAGCAGGTAGCACCAGGGGGTCGCCTCCCCTCCTCCAAATCCTCCTCCGGGCTCCGGCGAACACCACCACCTCGCCCGGGAAGCGCATACGACCGCCACGACCATGGCATCCACGTAGATTGTCATCCTCGGCCGCAGCTGTTCGCCGGAATCGGGGATCCGAGCACCAGAGACTCTCGTGAGCCACGACGTCGCTTGCATCTTCGGAACCCCTCATCCAATCTCTCGTGAACCAGCATTCCGCCGTCGGAGCTGCTCATCCCGCCGGGAGGCGCTGCCGGTGAGTTCCCTCTCCCCTCCGGCCATGGAAACCTCGATGGCGGCCGGCATGGCGGCGGGAGGCGAGGCAGCGAGGGTGCCGCCAGCTGCGGGTTAGCCGGCGGGTGTTGGGAGGGGATGGAGCgggcgcggcggaggcggagaagCGGAAGCGCGGGAGCCGGCGGTGGGTGGCAGCGGCAGCGAGGATGGCCAGCGGGCGGTGGACGGGGTTGAGGCGGCGGCGCTGCAGGCGGAGGGCTGTGGGGAGGCGTCGGTGGAGCGGGGGCGGTGTTGGTCTGGATGGGGGTGCGTCGGGAGCGCCGATGGGGGAGCGGCGGCGCCGGGAAGAAGGCAGTCAGGGTGGGCGTTACGAGTGCTAAACCCAAATACGCGGCTTGTACGCGTATAGCTACGAACCGACATACCGCTACGTACGCTCTACGCTACCGTATACGCGAATAAAAGGGAGGAGGCGGGCCCGAGGCGCAGTCACATCAAACTCTCGGGCGGTTGGAGTCGGCGCTTCAGACTGCAACTTAACGGTTCGcactctcttcctctctttctttgaTTTCGATTCCGTCTTCTTCCGTTTGTTTTTCCGTTCGCTTTCTGTTTCCGTTTCCGTCCGTCGAATAGCCTGTTGTACGTTCCCGTTTGCGTGCGCGTGGTTCGGCAACCATGGCCGCCGCCTGCACGGCCGCCACAGCGGCTGCTCCGCCGCTGCTCCTGACCCCGCGACGACTGAACGCGATCGAGCGGCAGACCTGGGGCAGAAAGAAGCCCGACCGCGCGTCGTCAAGCGAGAGCTGGACGAGAGACAAGCTCCTCGCCCGCGCCTCGTCCAGCATTCCCGGCCGCGCGTCCTTGAGCGAGAACTGGACAAAGGACAAGGTCGAGCGCGCCGGGCGCTCGCCGTCGAGGGAGACCACTCGGATCGGGTGCAAGAGGTCCCCGAGCCGAGCACCCTCCGCTGACCGGACCGAGAAGAAGGCGAGGCCCAAGGACAATGGCGCGGACTCGGCGGCGTACTACTACGCAGGCCCGGCGTTCATCAAGTCCCCGGACCCGAGCGAGTTGCCGGTTCCTGCGTTCATCAAGTCGCCGGACCCCAGCGAGGTTCCTGTGCCGAGGTTCTTGAAGGCAGCTGACAACAACTGAAGagcaatcatgcatgttaaGATAGCCTAGCTGAATTAGCCTATCGCTCATTGTAATACCCGAAGCTGTGTAACGAAACGAATAAAGGAATAAACGATGGATTAAAGCCTGAGCTGAGCTCATTCCTTTCTGTTAAAGAACTAGCTAGTGTGACCGAACGATCCAATTAAACGCCATAAGCGCGCGAGGTCGCTGTCAAGTGCGTAGACCGTCTCTGCCTCGCGCCAAGCCCAGACGCCGGAGCACGCGGCGCATCAGAAAGGGGCTTGAACTGCTCGGCGAGGGGGCCGGCGCATCAGAAGCGTTGGAATGTCGGACGCCCGCGAAGCGCCATTCCCCTCCCCGTCCCTGGTGCCTCCCCCTCCAGCAGCAGTCCAGCCGCGCCTTGGCCATGTCCAGTCCCTGGTCTACGCAGAAATGATTACGGCCCGCTCCATCTTCTAGAATCTATACCATTATTCGTGGCTCCCGCCCAGCACGTACCCATAGGCCACGTCACCCCGTGCCCTTCTATCGTCCAATCCCGATCGTGAGCATGTGTGCGCTCGGGCTGGCGATGCGCGGGTTTTACTAAGCCTCTGCTGGTGTGTGCCAGGTGCTGCATTCCCATTCGAAGAAGGCAAGAAAATATCGTCGTtgtgctctcctcctcctctctcgtTTGCATCGTCCCCTTCCATATCTCCCTCAGTCCCTCTCCCTTACCACACCGCCGCGCCCCTCCCCACCTCGTCGCCTCCCCTCCCAAAGATCCGGCTGGCCGTCctgcaccgccgcctcctctccacGAGATTCGGGTCACGGTAGTGCCTCCTTGCTTCGATCGcgtgctgctgctactgctgctagGTGAGCCTCCTTGCCTTCACTTTTCGGTTCTTATCCCCATTCCTTCAATTGGTGTCACGTGTGCCTGCGGTAGAGCCTctttttcttgcctttcttAGTTTTCTTTGGCCTTCTTTGATATGTTCTTTGGACGCAGCGCAGGTACGTGTTGTGCCTTTTGTTTTGGTGGCGGTGAGTGGATCTCTTTCTTATTATTTTTCATATGGATTTTGGGATATGTATTTAGTGCTCCCCACGTTGTCCCCCTCACCTCCTCCTCAATGGTATGGACGGATCGGACGAGGCCGCGGTCACCGGAGAGTaagccagcgggaggcctccgGCGTCAGCATCTGTCTCTCCTAGTGATGAGACCCTCCGTGGGGTTCTCTGTATCTTCATCGGCGACATCCACTCCTCCGCATCTGCAGGGAGCCACCGCGCCGGATGCTTCAGATGAGTACTGCGAGAGTGCATCGTGCCTACGCGAGGTGCCCAGAAACTCAGTGCGGGGCTTGCTCGTGTGTGCAAGCCAAGGCAGCAGCCTCTGCACCATCCTCGTCATCTTGGTGAGCCCACGATGCTCATTCTCTCTTTTCTTAATTCATCAGTTAGATTAAATATTCAtgtcttgatttttttaataaacttCCTTACCTTCAGTATTATGGTTAGAGTAGATGCTTGCCTAGCGACATGCTTGGTGCAGATTTTGGTTCATTATCAGTAGAATAACGGCAATAGTTACATGTTGTAGCACTCTCCCTGGAACCTATTTGTTTTAAGATAAATGCCTAGAGGTGCTAAATATTACTTAGATGCAGCAAACTTTTAGTATTTTCCTAAGTTGGCATATTAAAAAT of Phragmites australis chromosome 3, lpPhrAust1.1, whole genome shotgun sequence contains these proteins:
- the LOC133912709 gene encoding uncharacterized protein LOC133912709 translates to MAAACTAATAAAPPLLLTPRRLNAIERQTWGRKKPDRASSSESWTRDKLLARASSSIPGRASLSENWTKDKVERAGRSPSRETTRIGCKRSPSRAPSADRTEKKARPKDNGADSAAYYYAGPAFIKSPDPSELPVPAFIKSPDPSEVPVPRFLKAADNN
- the LOC133912707 gene encoding uncharacterized protein LOC133912707 isoform X1, with the translated sequence MFFGRSAGTCCAFCFGGGEWISFLLFFIWILGYVFSAPHVVPLTSSSMVWTDRTRPRSPESKPAGGLRRQHLSLLVMRPSVGFSVSSSATSTPPHLQGATAPDASDEYCESASCLREVPRNSVRGLLVCASQGSSLCTILVILQCKCFFCWRNWFGFGVRNASNHSCTLFWDNHQRSNEITKLSHHQRILCSIGMLLYLCSFDSSLLPFLMLFGFVQRLF
- the LOC133912707 gene encoding uncharacterized protein LOC133912707 isoform X4; the encoded protein is MFFGRSAGTCCAFCFGGGEWISFLLFFIWILGYVFSAPHVVPLTSSSMVWTDRTRPRSPESKPAGGLRRQHLSLLVMRPSVGFSVSSSATSTPPHLQGATAPDASDEYCESASCLREVPRNSVRGLLVCASQGSSLCTILVILQCKCFFCWRNWFGFGVRNASNHSCTLFWDNHQRSNEITKLSHHQRILCSIALVLASLELSWRV
- the LOC133912707 gene encoding uncharacterized protein LOC133912707 isoform X5, which produces MFFGRSAGTCCAFCFGGGEWISFLLFFIWILGYVFSAPHVVPLTSSSMVWTDRTRPRSPESKPAGGLRRQHLSLLVMRPSVGFSVSSSATSTPPHLQGATAPDASDEYCESASCLREVPRNSVRGLLVCASQGSSLCTILVILQCKCFFCWRNWFGFGVRNASNHSCTLFWDNHQRSNEITKAHLKVREFTCDIKGLG
- the LOC133912707 gene encoding uncharacterized protein LOC133912707 isoform X2, whose protein sequence is MFFGRSAGTCCAFCFGGGEWISFLLFFIWILGYVFSAPHVVPLTSSSMVWTDRTRPRSPESKPAGGLRRQHLSLLVMRPSVGFSVSSSATSTPPHLQGATAPDASDEYCESASCLREVPRNSVRGLLVCASQGSSLCTILVILQCKCFFCWRNWFGFGVRNASNHSCTLFWDNHQRSNEITKLSHHQRILCSIGMLLYLCSFDSSLLPFFMLFGFVQRLF
- the LOC133912707 gene encoding uncharacterized protein LOC133912707 isoform X6, producing the protein MVWTDRTRPRSPESKPAGGLRRQHLSLLVMRPSVGFSVSSSATSTPPHLQGATAPDASDEYCESASCLREVPRNSVRGLLVCASQGSSLCTILVILQCKCFFCWRNWFGFGVRNASNHSCTLFWDNHQRSNEITKLSHHQRILCSIGMLLYLCSFDSSLLPFLMLFGFVQRLF